In Gemmatimonadota bacterium, the genomic stretch ATGCTCGAACTTGTCGGTCATCCGCTTGGAGCCCTCGGCCAGCTCGTCGCCGAAGCCTTCCCGGAATCCCGTGGCTTCCGTCATGGCGATCAGGGCCTTGCCGTCGCCGAACCGTAGCGCCATGCCCGTCTGCTCATCACTCAGCAGGCCCCGCTCGTACATCTCCATGGCCGTGGCCAGCGTGGCGCCCATGGAGATGGGATCCATGCCCAGGTCGTTGCACAGGTAGTTGGCCATCACGATGGCGTCCATGTCGTCCACGCCGCAGTCGGCCCCCAGCGACCAGAGGTTCTCGTACTCCGGTCCCTCCCCGGCGACCTTCCAGTTGCGGGGATGCATGTTGACCATGTACTTGTCGGCGTTGGGGGACACCTGGGTCACGCGGCCGCAGGCGATATTGCAGGCGAAGCAGGCCTTGTTGGCGACCAGCCAGTTATCCTTGATGCTCTCCCCGTTGATCGCCTCGGTGCCTTCGAACTGGCCGGCCGTGAAATTGCGCGTCGGCAGGCCGCCGAAGGTGTTGACCAGGTCGACCGTGGGGGCCGTGCCCAGTTCCGTGAGGCCCTGCCGGCCGGGACTCTCCGCCAGGTGTTCGTGGTAGGACCAGATGGCGGACATGTAATCCCGGGGCCGCGCGATCCGCACGCCCTGGTTGCCCTGTACGGCGATGGCCTTCAGGTTCTTGGAACCCATGACGGCGCCGACGCCGGAACGACCGGCCGCCCGGTGCTTGTCGTTGACGATGCACGCGAACCGCACCAGATTCTCGCCCGCCGGTCCGATGCCGGCCACCCGCAGTTTGGGCATGCCGGTCTCGTCGCGGATGGCGTCCTCGGTCTCCGAGACCACTTTGCCCCACACGCCGGCGGCGTCGCGGATCTCGACGCGGTCATCGTCGACGAGGAGGTAGCAGGGACGGTCCGCCCGGCCTTCCACGATCACCATGTCGTAGCCGGCAAACTTGAGTTCCGGGCCCCAGTGTCCGCCCGAATTGGACGTCGTGATGGCGCCGGTGAGCGGTCCCTTGGTGACCACCATGTAGCGGGCACCGCAGGAGGCGTTGGTGCCCGTGAGCGGCCCGGTGGCCATGATCAGCTTGTTGTCGGGACCGAGGGCGTCGAACGAGGGGTCCATCTCCTCGTAGAGGTACCGGGCGGCCAGTCCGCGGCCGCCGATGTACTCCTCGGCCCAGTCCAGTCTCAGGGGCTCTTTGGTCGCCTTGCCCCGCGACAGGTCCACCCGCAGGATATGGCCGGCCCACCCGTGTGTCATGAAGAAACTCCATTCCTCGGCTCAGGCCGGGTGATACGGGGTCGCGCCCCGGTCACATTTGGCCCGGGACGCGCCCAGTGAATCCCCCTGGCACGGGAGCCGGATCGGGCGCTACGCCAGTCCCAGCGACGCCAGTTTCTCCTGAGTGGGTTCGCCTTCCGCGTTCCAACCGCGGATTTCGTAGTATTCCGGCAGCATCTCGCCGAGGCGGTTCACTTCGCCCTTGGTCGGTCCATCGGGGATCGGTTCTTCGAGCAGCCGTTTCGGCAGCGTATCGTCCTTGCCCGTGAAGCCCGCCCGCTGGTTCCACATGCGCTCGATGTTCCAGACGCGCTCCCCGACCTCCAGCAGTTCGGGCACCGTGTAGGAGATGCCGGTCACCGCCTCGAGCTGGGGCTGTATCTCATCCAGGCCCACGCCGAAGGTGAGGAACAGGCAGAGGCCCGACGCGTCCACGGTGCAGGTGGCGTCCTGGAAGATCTTGGTGATCTCCGCCTTGCCTTCCGTCACGGCCGGGTCCATCTTTTCCGGGATCCCCAGGATC encodes the following:
- a CDS encoding aldehyde ferredoxin oxidoreductase family protein, with the translated sequence MTHGWAGHILRVDLSRGKATKEPLRLDWAEEYIGGRGLAARYLYEEMDPSFDALGPDNKLIMATGPLTGTNASCGARYMVVTKGPLTGAITTSNSGGHWGPELKFAGYDMVIVEGRADRPCYLLVDDDRVEIRDAAGVWGKVVSETEDAIRDETGMPKLRVAGIGPAGENLVRFACIVNDKHRAAGRSGVGAVMGSKNLKAIAVQGNQGVRIARPRDYMSAIWSYHEHLAESPGRQGLTELGTAPTVDLVNTFGGLPTRNFTAGQFEGTEAINGESIKDNWLVANKACFACNIACGRVTQVSPNADKYMVNMHPRNWKVAGEGPEYENLWSLGADCGVDDMDAIVMANYLCNDLGMDPISMGATLATAMEMYERGLLSDEQTGMALRFGDGKALIAMTEATGFREGFGDELAEGSKRMTDKFEHPEYFMGVKGQEFPAYDPRGFQGMGVAYATCNRGACHLRAWTPGIETSGEYDPHGTDGKSVWVAEEQNRTTAHDATGICMFTTAGAPLDDLIPVLSAATGVDYTMDDFVHIGERIWNIERLWNLKAGLTAADDTLPKRLMEEAHKEGPSAGVTVDLDAMLPDYYAARGWTADGRPTREKLMELGLA